A stretch of the Polyangiaceae bacterium genome encodes the following:
- a CDS encoding carboxypeptidase regulatory-like domain-containing protein, whose product MSARRLVVSLLFAGLMPLLSSCGDDDKKEENTDKPCDVVAQTGCEESQVCEQVTGGEPKCFAPVSVKGKVFDTTTAAGIEGAHVVARDANEVAISGIAVTAADGTYELVVPSPRNADGKPITTNYTLRADAQGYLTFPKAPRVALPVDIATATGEPLVVQNAATDIGLIPLENTAGLGSVSGKVLAENPGGTLVVAGSVTATSGKDGVYTVFNVPAGNVSVTGYLAGVNLKPATADVKAGETTKDVNLDVLGDATTTVSGKVSIVNPGAGKNTSIILVVEDTFVENAARGEAPPGLRAANVSGDWSIPNVPDGKYVVLGAFENDFLVRDPDTSIGGTEIQHITVPGTTTVTSFKITGALDVISPDGGQEVSGTPTFSWKDDSSEDSYTVEVYDAFGTEVWKVEGVLGPKGSKPAEALYAGPALEPGMYYQFRATSIKAGVPISRTEDLKGVFIYK is encoded by the coding sequence ATGAGCGCGCGGCGACTGGTCGTGAGCCTGCTCTTCGCCGGATTGATGCCGTTGCTCTCGAGCTGCGGGGACGACGACAAGAAGGAAGAGAACACGGACAAGCCCTGCGACGTCGTGGCTCAAACGGGCTGCGAAGAGAGCCAAGTCTGCGAGCAGGTCACTGGTGGCGAGCCCAAATGTTTTGCGCCAGTGAGCGTGAAGGGCAAGGTCTTCGACACCACCACGGCGGCGGGCATCGAGGGCGCCCACGTGGTCGCGCGCGACGCCAACGAGGTGGCGATCTCGGGCATCGCGGTCACCGCCGCCGACGGGACCTACGAGCTCGTGGTGCCGTCGCCCCGCAACGCCGACGGCAAGCCGATCACGACCAACTACACGCTTCGCGCGGACGCCCAGGGCTACCTCACGTTCCCCAAGGCTCCGCGCGTCGCGCTGCCCGTCGACATCGCGACCGCGACCGGCGAGCCCTTGGTCGTGCAGAACGCTGCGACCGACATCGGCCTGATCCCGCTCGAGAACACGGCGGGCCTCGGCAGTGTCTCCGGCAAGGTGCTGGCGGAGAACCCCGGCGGCACCCTCGTCGTCGCGGGCAGCGTCACCGCGACCTCTGGGAAGGACGGAGTCTACACCGTGTTCAACGTCCCGGCCGGGAACGTCAGCGTCACGGGCTACCTGGCCGGCGTGAACCTGAAGCCCGCCACCGCGGACGTGAAGGCCGGAGAGACCACCAAGGACGTGAACCTGGACGTGCTCGGCGATGCGACCACCACGGTGAGCGGCAAGGTCTCGATCGTGAACCCCGGCGCCGGCAAGAACACCAGCATCATCCTGGTGGTGGAGGACACCTTCGTCGAGAACGCAGCGCGTGGCGAGGCGCCTCCGGGCCTGCGCGCGGCGAACGTCAGCGGTGACTGGTCCATCCCGAACGTCCCCGATGGGAAGTACGTCGTGCTCGGGGCGTTCGAGAACGACTTCCTGGTTCGGGATCCGGACACCAGCATCGGCGGCACGGAGATCCAGCACATCACGGTGCCGGGAACGACGACCGTCACCAGCTTCAAGATCACCGGCGCGCTCGACGTGATCTCACCGGACGGCGGGCAGGAGGTGAGCGGCACGCCCACCTTCAGCTGGAAGGACGACTCGAGCGAGGACAGCTACACCGTCGAGGTCTATGACGCCTTCGGGACCGAGGTGTGGAAGGTCGAGGGAGTTCTCGGGCCCAAGGGGTCCAAACCCGCCGAGGCCCTCTACGCTGGTCCGGCCCTCGAGCCGGGCATGTACTACCAGTTCCGGGCGACCAGCATCAAAGCCGGCGTGCCGATATCGAGAACGGAAGACTTGAAGGGCGTCTTCATCTATAAGTAG